A part of Arachis hypogaea cultivar Tifrunner chromosome 12, arahy.Tifrunner.gnm2.J5K5, whole genome shotgun sequence genomic DNA contains:
- the LOC112727052 gene encoding uncharacterized protein produces the protein MGRAPCCEKLGLKKGPWTPEEDQILINYINTNGHNNWRALPKQAGLLRCGKSCRLRWINYLRPDIKRGNFTNEEEETILKLHEMLGNRWSAIAARLPGRTDNEIKNVWHTHLKKRLPPQENNNIKSTKKPRPKQKKKLEITKKSNKTSSKQKQEKEEEEPIKIGDRTMMSPNTQCSSSSSINNTTNNNNNNDGVSMNNSSGESINNDDDGNKDDNLALDEEFWSEVLSSDNSYDEDARKFEDIEFGDLDLFHFPLLSSSASSVACDGMDSWYDFCTKSLELPQL, from the exons ATGGGTAGAGCTCCATGCTGTGAGAAACTAGGGTTGAAGAAGGGGCCATGGACCCCTGAAGAAGATCAAATCCTCATCAATTATATCAACACAAATGGTCACAATAATTGGCGTGCCCTTCCCAAACAAGCTG GGTTATTGAGGTGTGGAAAGAGTTGCAGATTAAGATGGATAAATTATTTGAGGCCAGATATCAAACGGGGCAACTTTACCAACGAAGAAGAAGAGACAATACTCAAGTTGCATGAAATGTTGGGAAACAG ATGGTCAGCAATTGCAGCAAGATTGCCGGGTCGCACAGATAACGAGATAAAAAATGTTTGGCACACCCACTTGAAGAAAAGGTTGCCCCCACAAGAAAACAACAACATTAAGAGCACAAAGAAGCCACGTCcaaaacaaaagaagaagttgGAAATTACCAAAAAGTCCAACAAAACCTCatcaaaacaaaaacaagaaaaagaagaagaggaacccATCAAAATTGGGGATAGGACAATGATGTCTCCTAATACACAGTGTTCAAGCAGTAGTAGCATTAAtaatactactaataataataataacaatgatgGTGTGTCGATGAACAATTCAAGTGGTGAATcgattaataatgatgatgatggtaaTAAGGATGATAATTTGGCATTGGACGAGGAGTTTTGGTCTGAAGTTTTGTCATCGGATAATTCGTATGATGAGGATGCAAGAAAATTTGAGGACATTGAATTTGGTGACTTAGATTTGTTCCACTTTCCGTTGTTATCTTCATCAGCATCAAGTGTTGCATGTGATGGCATGGATTCTTGGTATGATTTTTGCACAAAATCTTTGGAATTGCCACAATTGTGA